One Vanessa atalanta chromosome 8, ilVanAtal1.2, whole genome shotgun sequence genomic window carries:
- the LOC125065816 gene encoding pupal cuticle protein 20-like — MNKLIVLVSLAVMASGARLDHLVQGGYSAGNGGGAPFHFENVNNGDGTYRFSYDTPTGISAHESGSPRAAGSEGPAVTAEGGFSYRAPDGQQISLTYTADENGFHPTGSHLPTPPPIPEAILRSLEYNRQHPSNEGSYNSRRSSYY, encoded by the exons atgaaTAAACTG ATTGTCTTAGTTTCTTTGGCTGTGATGGCGTCCGGCGCTCGACTGGATCACTTGGTGCAGGGAGGTTACAGCGCTGGTAACGGAGGCGGTGCGCCTTTCCATTTTGAGAATGTCAACAATGGCGACGGGACTTATCGCTTCAG TTATGACACACCAACTGGGATATCAGCCCATGAGAGTGGATCTCCCCGCGCTGCTGGCTCAGAGGGACCTGCGGTCACAGCCGAGGGCGGTTTCTCCTATCGCGCACCCGATGGTCAACAAATATCCCTCACCTACACTGCTGACGAAAACGGCTTTCACCCCACGGGCTCGCATCTTCCCACACCTCCGCCAATTCCGGAAGCTATTCTTCGATCCCTTGAATACAACAGACAGCACCCTTC AAACGAAGGTTCCTACAATAGCCGCCGCAGCAGCTACTACTGA
- the LOC125065680 gene encoding pupal cuticle protein 20-like, whose product MSSITITLLALVAAASCGRLEPQYLPPRPGGGGGNAGLGGLGGGAGGGAGNGGLGGGSFGGGSGFGGGNGFGSGSAGANVPILRYENENNGDGTYKFSYETGNGISAQESGAPRAQGPEGPAVTAEGAFSYRTPDGQQISLTYTADENGFHPVGSHLPTPPPIPEAILQSIEFNRRNPSSEGSYNGGSGNGNFGGSGSGSGFGGGSGGGFGGSGSGSGGANGYHY is encoded by the exons ATGTCTTCTATAACG ATTACCTTACTGGCGTTAGTGGCTGCGGCGTCATGCGGACGACTCGAACCGCAATATCTGCCACCGAGGCCTGGAGGTGGAGGTGGTAACGCAGGATTGGGAGGACTGGGAGGAGGAGCTGGAGGAGGAGCAGGCAACGGAGGACTTGGCGGAGGATCTTTTGGCGGCGGAAGCGGGTTCGGTGGTGGTAACGGCTTTGGAAGTGGCTCAGCCGGTGCAAACGTCCCTATTCTCCGATACGAAAATGAAAACAATGGCGACGGCACATACAAATTCag CTACGAAACCGGCAACGGTATTTCAGCTCAAGAAAGTGGGGCCCCACGTGCACAAGGACCCGAAGGTCCTGCTGTAACTGCTGAGGGTGCTTTCTCTTACCGTACTCCCGATGGTCAACAAATTTCCCTTACCTACACCGCTGATGAGAACGGCTTCCATCCCGTTGGTTCGCATCTGCCCACACCCCCTCCCATCCCCGAAGCTATCCTCCAATCTATCGAGTTCAACAGACGCAACCCATCTTC tgAGGGATCTTACAATGGTGGTTCTGGCAATGGCAACTTCGGTGGATCTGGCAGTGGTAGTGGATTTGGAGGTGGTTCCGGAGGTGGATTTGGAGGTTCCGGTTCTGGTTCAGGAGGAGCTAATGGCTACCATTATTGA
- the LOC125065965 gene encoding uncharacterized protein LOC125065965, protein MLIPTCIIKLFELMLAIACLTLHHYSFDLTDIPTLMLCSGTYVGYIIVLSGEIVGEMVFAPLDLVQDMYFGILGICLFSVSGGLVLSARTKTSIYPRTGDHNAALIVGSLAVLNALLMLFDLSLAYMDSEQFDEDVSV, encoded by the exons ATGTTAATACCTACTTGTATAATCAAATTGTTTGAATTG ATGTTAGCAATAGCCTGCCTTACTTTACACCACTATAGCTTCGACCTTACTGATATTCCTACATTAATGTTATGTTCAGGGACGTACGTAGGGTACATCATCGTGCTCTCGGGGGAAATTGTTG GGGAAATGGTATTCGCGCCTCTCGATCTTGTTCAAGACATGTACTTTGGGATATTGGGGATCTGCTTGTTTTCTGTGAGCGGTGGCTTAGTGCTGTCTGCGAGGACAAAGACCTCGATATATCCTCGGACGGGGGATCATAATGCAGCCTTGATCGTCGGATCGTTAGCGGTTCTCAACGCTCTCTTGATGTTGTTCGATTTAAGCCTCGCTTATATGGACAGTGAGCAATTTGATGAAGACGTCAGTGTGTAA